In Plasmodium coatneyi strain Hackeri chromosome 5, complete sequence, a genomic segment contains:
- a CDS encoding SICA antigen — MIIDIHLEVLDECQKGNLHSRKEDFFAILVQEFMGSEFIKGEYVTEEDVSKEQVRCSDSGFREEDFVPKEYCSKEQVPSSDSGFRQEDFLPKEDVPKKQFTGEEVPSSDSGYREENFVPKDEFPMVDVPKEEVQCSGFRV; from the coding sequence atgattattgatattcatttagaagtcttagatgAATGTCAAAAGGGCAACCTTCATTCGAGAAAGGAGGacttttttgccattttggttcaagaatttatgggaagtgAATTCATAAAAGGAGAATATGTTACTGAGGAAGAtgtttctaaggaacaggttcgatgttcagattccgggtttagggaggaagacttcgttcctaaggaatattgttctaaggaacaggttccaagttcagattccgggtttaggcaggaagactttcttcctaaggaggatGTTCCTAAGAAACAGTTTACTGgggaagaggttccaagttcagattccggatatagggaggaaaattttgttcctaaggatgaATTTCctatggttgatgttcctaaggaagaggttcaaTGTTCagggttccgggtttag